A region from the Acyrthosiphon pisum isolate AL4f chromosome A1, pea_aphid_22Mar2018_4r6ur, whole genome shotgun sequence genome encodes:
- the LOC100575335 gene encoding zinc finger protein 420 has translation MKNKFDLDLNLLCRLCLHKGTELRSIFDCDFSYRIESCVGIVVRQCDLGPSYICVDCLSNLENWEEFKQKCISSNECIQNCIKQFEEEKLNLTVDNSIKLEDQLEIEQEDNHDSTFNNEFNNQDSDNDSSKSKSPISLTTREVYLRAVKKEGKVFEVANTKTSNKKKRHECGMCSIHFTEKETLYNHLIDFHKLEENNTPHYCLICNKGYCSYKIYQNHWTTEQDIHGSIQIQDKVKDCTIGCGLCTCKFSRSTSLYRHLRNHALKKDLMPHLCSFCQVGFLDTYSLYLHASTKHDAASVAVNEPLKECSDVTTSLNQGEELCGKMTIANDNKFEITTKRKIKKLNTLEDKRAKYREHYRRFQSKTYSCEFCDVTYSRFCDLFNHDRTAHDDMPKEFSCPTCGKLFLTDSRLQIHQNAFHAEKAFSCDMCNVRCKSKHTLRTHMRKHSGVFTCTHCGLTTASNAALISHVRIHTGEKPFVCDLCGNSYTSKLGLTSHKRTHQQEALFKCNVCGYTGSSHSSIYIHRQTHNSDKPFVCDVCGKTFKIKVRLVDHQKIHFASKDYVCEVCNKAFLARYQLVQHSRTHSGEKPFQCHLCSKAFARRDGLSEHIRTHTGEKRYTCTECFRTFSFYKSMKNHKCSVATGGVDNDDSDVDDVICTGRMETTTDSMPSTILQKITEPNESTLNQSGDDNNGSGVPAFPVSCNLSNSWTPN, from the exons atgaaaaacaaatttgacCTGGACTTAAATTTACTCTGTAGGCTTTGCCTGCATAAAGGGACCGAACTGCGTTCGATTTTCGATTGTGATTTTTCTTACCGCATCGAGTCGTGTGTAGGAATAgta GTACGGCAATGTGATCTGGGTCCATCTTACATTTGTGTTGACTGTCTAAGTAATTTAGAAAATTGGGaagaatttaaacaaaaatgtatctcTTCCAATGAATGCATTCAAAACTGCATCAAACAGTttgaagaagaaaaattaaatttgactgtAGATAATTCTATCAAGCTTGAAGATCAACTAGAAATAGAACAGGAAGATAATCACGACAGTACGTTCAACAACGAATTTAACAATCAAGACTCTGATAATGATTCATCAAAATCTAAGTCGCCCATTTCACTAACA ACCCGAGAAGTCTACTTAAGAGCTGTTAAAAAAGAAGGGAAGGTCTTTGAAGTGGCAAATACTAAaacatctaataaaaaaaaacgtcacGAGTGTGGAATGTgttctatacattttactgaAAAAGAAACACTGTACAACCATTTAATAGATTTCCATAAATTAGAAGAGAATAACACCCCACATTACTGTCTAATATGCAATAAAGGATattgtagttataaaatatatcaaaatcatTGGACTACTGAACAAGACATTCATGGATCTATTCAAATTCAG GATAAAGTCAAAGACTGTACAATTGGTTGTGGACTATGTACTTGTAAATTTAGCCGGTCGACCAGTCTCTATCGTCATCTCAGAAATCATGCATTGAAGAAGGACCTTATGCCTCATTTGTGTTCATTTTGTCAGGTGGGATTTCTTGACACATACAGCCTTTACTTGCATGCATCAACCAAACATGATGCTGCATCAGTCGCTGTAAATGAACcactaaaa GAATGTTCCGACGTGACAACTAGTCTTAATCAAGGGGAAGAATTATGTGGCAAGATGACTATAGCCAATGACAATAAGTTTGAGATCACTACCAAGCGTAAAATCAAAAAGCTCAACACGCTGGAGGACAAGCGAGCAAAGTATCGAGAACACTACAGGCGGTTTCAGTCGAAGACATACTCGTGCGAATTCTGCGATGTCACCTATTCCCGGTTTTGCGACCTGTTCAACCACGATCGTACCGCCCACGATGATATGCCCAAGGAGTTCAGCTGCCCCACGTGCGGCAAATTGTTCCTGACAGACAGCCGGCTGCAAATACACCAGAACGCATTCCATGCTGAGAAGGCGTTCAGCTGTGATATGTGCAACGTTCGGTGTAAGTCCAAGCATACATTGCGCACACATATGCGTAAGCACAGTGGCGTGTTCACATGCACACACTGTGGCTTGACAACAGCCAGCAACGCCGCGCTCATATCTCATGTGCGCATACACACCGGTGAGAAGCCGTTCGTGTGCGACCTGTGCGGCAACTCATACACGTCCAAGTTAGGGCTCACATCGCACAAGCGCACCCACCAGCAGGAGGCCCTGTTCAAGTGCAATGTGTGTGGGTACACGGGCTCCAGCCATAGTTCCATATACATACACAGGCAGACACACAACTCAGACAAACCGTTTGTGTGCGACGTATGCGGAAAGACGTTCAAGATCAAGGTGCGGCTGGTCGACCACCAAAAGATACACTTCGCGTCTAAGGACTATGTGTGCGAGGTGTGTAACAAGGCTTTCCTGGCCCGGTACCAGCTGGTTCAGCACTCGCGCACTCACTCTGGCGAAAAACCATTCCAGTGCCATTTATGCTCCAAGGCGTTTGCCCGGCGAGACGGGCTCTCTGAACACATCAGGACACACACTGGTGAGAAACGGTATACGTGCACGGAGTGCTTCCGCACATTTTCGTTCTACAAGAGCATGAAGAATCACAAGTGTTCGGTGGCTACCGGCGGGGTTGACAATGACGACAGCGATGTGGATGATGTCATCTGTACTGGGAGGATGGAAACAACTACAGATTCAATGCCTTCCACCATATTGCAAAAAATTACTGAACCAAACGAGTCCACGTTGAACCAGTCTGGAGACGACAACAACGGCAGTGGTGTTCCAGCATTTCCCGTCAGCTGCAATTTATCCAACAGCTGGACACCCAATTAG
- the LOC100165361 gene encoding myosin-8 isoform X1: MAMKRTIDFHLNDQRKKANLYRAIKNDLGNDSSTDEESLSLSPANLFPLSHYANDPEQLIQQLFSVVRGKRLTRLIPPELKDMTFEELKADCLIQLLCMSKKRVLATLEGKEMNSSSDSDDSDDDNKKQNKLETEKKDEICQKRYHKEKRIKSSKKKKIETDSETEQEKSKEREGKTLLEILELEMKAKAIRALLGPSEKDNNTQIEEAIKNEIIGEKIEEKNDDNKSWNERYEQREDVKDVVKTSKLCTNMRRRMLLHQQKMLADRAKLKAAEAENIKSGDTIKSKLEEKLQNVYPKNDGKQSNGNSLEKNPYETVEELLGDCDTTRNTDVILQETNKLHDNDITKINRDSATSSSEPTNNNQESTDDDSQKSTDFEKVLSEYTQKNTDLEKTINAFSKKNSDLEEEINECSKRNDEMENTMNKCAQKNSDIESAMDNYAVEINGVDNNIVKESEKKSEMETAIGKYSQTNSDLDSMINQCSKKNVDLNAIVKEYAKRNSDIMTLISEYSQNNVDIQSVIGEYAKGNLKLETIIDEYSLINSKIKTMVNEYSVNNSNVEKIIDRNNRKQLLVEKYNVESAAGKAVDTDCTKKIIEITGVTCESSNSDNMESNIESTHKLVDKSLNEEDKKD, encoded by the exons ATGGCCATGAAGAGGACCATTGACTTTCACCTGAACGATCAGCGGAAAAAAGCCAATCTATATAGAGCGATCAAAAACgat TTGGGTAACGACTCTAGTACCGATGAAGAGTCATTGAGCTTGTCACCTGCTAACTTATTTCCTCTCAGTCATTATGCAAATGACCCTGAACAGTTAATACAACAATTGTTTTCTGTTGTACGTGGTAAACGGCTTACTCGACTTATACCACCGGAACTTAAG GATATGACATTTGAAGAATTGAAGGCAGATTGTTTAATTCAGTTATTGTGCATGTCAAAGAAGCGAGTGTTGGCTACATTAgaag gcaAAGAAATGAATTCTTCATCAGACTCTGATGACTCTGACGATGATAacaagaaacaaaataaattagaaacagaaaaaaaagatGAAATTTGCCAAAAGAGATATCATAAAGAAAAACGAATTAAAtcatcaaaaaagaaaaaaattgaaacagaTAGTGAAACTGAACAAGAAAAATCAAAGGAAAGAGAAGGGAAAACATTATTAGAGATTTTAGAATTGGAAATGAAAGCAAAGGCTATACGTGCTCTACTTGGGCCTAGTGAAAAGGATAACAATACACAAATTGAAGAAGctattaaaaacgaaataattggagaaaaaattgaagaaaaaaatgatgacAACAAGAGTTGGAATGAACGTTATGAACAAAGAGAAGATGTTAAAGATGTAGTTAAGACTAGCAAGTTGTGTACGAATATGAGACGTCGCATGCTTCTACAccaacaaaaa ATGTTGGCAGATAGAGCCAAGTTAAAAGCTGCAGAAgctgaaaatattaaatccggagatacaataaaatcaaaattggaagaaaaattacaaaatgtctaTCCCAAAAACGATGGAAAGCAATCAAATGGTAATTCACTAGAGAAAAACCCTTACGAAACCGTTGAAGAGCTATTAGGTGATTGTGATACTACTCGGAACACTGATGTTATACTCCAGGAGACAAACAAATTACATGATAatgatataactaaaataaacagAGACAGTGCTACTAGTTCAAGTGAACCTACAAATAACAACCAAGAATCAACTGACGACGACTCACAAAAAAGTACAGATTTTGAGAAAGTTTTGAGTGAGTATACACAGAAGAATACAGATTtagaaaaaactattaatgcgttttctaaaaaaaatagtgatttgGAGGAAGAAATAAATGAATGTTCAAAGAGAAACGATGAAATGGAAAACACTATGAATAAATGTGCACAGAAAAATTCTGATATTGAATCGGCTATGGATAATTACGCAGTGGAAATCAATGGTGTTGACAACAATATTGTCAAGGAAAGTGAGAAGAAAAGTGAGATGGAAACTGCAATTGGGAAATATTCACAAACAAATTCTGACCTCGATTCAATGATCAACCAATGTTCAAAAAAGAATGTAGACCTTAATGCGATAGTTAAAGAATATGCAAAAAGGAATTCTGATATAATGACACTGATAAGTGAATATTCCcaaaataatgttgatattCAATCAGTTATTGGTGAATATGCTAAAGGAAACCTCAAATTAGAGACAATAATTGATGAGTATTCacttataaattctaaaatcaaGACTATGGTTAATGAATATTCAGTAAATAATAGCAATGTAGAAAAAATCATTGATCGAAACAATCGGAAACaattattagttgaaaaatataatgtggAATCAGCTGCTGGAAAAGCTGTGGATACAGattgtactaaaaaaataattgaaattactgGTGTTACTTGTGAATCCTCAAACTCAGACAATATGGAATCTAATATTGAATCAACTCACAAATTAGTTGACAAATCACTAAATGAAGAAGATAAAAAAGACTAa
- the LOC100165361 gene encoding myosin-8 isoform X2 — MTFEELKADCLIQLLCMSKKRVLATLEGKEMNSSSDSDDSDDDNKKQNKLETEKKDEICQKRYHKEKRIKSSKKKKIETDSETEQEKSKEREGKTLLEILELEMKAKAIRALLGPSEKDNNTQIEEAIKNEIIGEKIEEKNDDNKSWNERYEQREDVKDVVKTSKLCTNMRRRMLLHQQKMLADRAKLKAAEAENIKSGDTIKSKLEEKLQNVYPKNDGKQSNGNSLEKNPYETVEELLGDCDTTRNTDVILQETNKLHDNDITKINRDSATSSSEPTNNNQESTDDDSQKSTDFEKVLSEYTQKNTDLEKTINAFSKKNSDLEEEINECSKRNDEMENTMNKCAQKNSDIESAMDNYAVEINGVDNNIVKESEKKSEMETAIGKYSQTNSDLDSMINQCSKKNVDLNAIVKEYAKRNSDIMTLISEYSQNNVDIQSVIGEYAKGNLKLETIIDEYSLINSKIKTMVNEYSVNNSNVEKIIDRNNRKQLLVEKYNVESAAGKAVDTDCTKKIIEITGVTCESSNSDNMESNIESTHKLVDKSLNEEDKKD; from the exons ATGACATTTGAAGAATTGAAGGCAGATTGTTTAATTCAGTTATTGTGCATGTCAAAGAAGCGAGTGTTGGCTACATTAgaag gcaAAGAAATGAATTCTTCATCAGACTCTGATGACTCTGACGATGATAacaagaaacaaaataaattagaaacagaaaaaaaagatGAAATTTGCCAAAAGAGATATCATAAAGAAAAACGAATTAAAtcatcaaaaaagaaaaaaattgaaacagaTAGTGAAACTGAACAAGAAAAATCAAAGGAAAGAGAAGGGAAAACATTATTAGAGATTTTAGAATTGGAAATGAAAGCAAAGGCTATACGTGCTCTACTTGGGCCTAGTGAAAAGGATAACAATACACAAATTGAAGAAGctattaaaaacgaaataattggagaaaaaattgaagaaaaaaatgatgacAACAAGAGTTGGAATGAACGTTATGAACAAAGAGAAGATGTTAAAGATGTAGTTAAGACTAGCAAGTTGTGTACGAATATGAGACGTCGCATGCTTCTACAccaacaaaaa ATGTTGGCAGATAGAGCCAAGTTAAAAGCTGCAGAAgctgaaaatattaaatccggagatacaataaaatcaaaattggaagaaaaattacaaaatgtctaTCCCAAAAACGATGGAAAGCAATCAAATGGTAATTCACTAGAGAAAAACCCTTACGAAACCGTTGAAGAGCTATTAGGTGATTGTGATACTACTCGGAACACTGATGTTATACTCCAGGAGACAAACAAATTACATGATAatgatataactaaaataaacagAGACAGTGCTACTAGTTCAAGTGAACCTACAAATAACAACCAAGAATCAACTGACGACGACTCACAAAAAAGTACAGATTTTGAGAAAGTTTTGAGTGAGTATACACAGAAGAATACAGATTtagaaaaaactattaatgcgttttctaaaaaaaatagtgatttgGAGGAAGAAATAAATGAATGTTCAAAGAGAAACGATGAAATGGAAAACACTATGAATAAATGTGCACAGAAAAATTCTGATATTGAATCGGCTATGGATAATTACGCAGTGGAAATCAATGGTGTTGACAACAATATTGTCAAGGAAAGTGAGAAGAAAAGTGAGATGGAAACTGCAATTGGGAAATATTCACAAACAAATTCTGACCTCGATTCAATGATCAACCAATGTTCAAAAAAGAATGTAGACCTTAATGCGATAGTTAAAGAATATGCAAAAAGGAATTCTGATATAATGACACTGATAAGTGAATATTCCcaaaataatgttgatattCAATCAGTTATTGGTGAATATGCTAAAGGAAACCTCAAATTAGAGACAATAATTGATGAGTATTCacttataaattctaaaatcaaGACTATGGTTAATGAATATTCAGTAAATAATAGCAATGTAGAAAAAATCATTGATCGAAACAATCGGAAACaattattagttgaaaaatataatgtggAATCAGCTGCTGGAAAAGCTGTGGATACAGattgtactaaaaaaataattgaaattactgGTGTTACTTGTGAATCCTCAAACTCAGACAATATGGAATCTAATATTGAATCAACTCACAAATTAGTTGACAAATCACTAAATGAAGAAGATAAAAAAGACTAa
- the LOC100167296 gene encoding organic solute transporter alpha-like protein produces the protein MTTTGPAALVMHNVSDDLEYYADLTTIVQRDAAAESATVSPASPGHLLSVDYPFAISKQSTPTPTAVIDYAVRNVSVALCHQPTGIPSVEEYFTAINLTGVTIFTVGAVIVAMIFYLYVDTLRCIIKNAPPMVKTHSAFILSVYPVVAVATYCAILVPRAHLLAEAMTQGMFMASMYQLFCLFMAYCGGEANLIASVKPQSLDMQVPPCCCWPCCCFLPKFTLTKKHLRHLRMLVLQLPVVQGFVYMVLLVMWAEEESLYQVNYMYMQPFIVISIICGMWGISMTMRVLGDILKDHSIQGKFVVLQLVLVLAKLQGLAFRGVVWAGWLPCKPPISPTVYANLIYNSTMLWEMLVLAALARKLYKKPLPDQCFVDPPKITCCVDMPSNQENNNIIAGTYNQCFDMNA, from the exons atgacGACAACGGGTCCTGCAGCGTTGGTCATGCACAACGTGTCCGATGATTTGGAATACTACGCAGATCTGACCACGATAGTCCAGCGGGACGCTGCAGCGGAATCTGCGACCGTCTCGCCAGCGTCCCCCGGACACTTGTTGTCCGTCGACTACCCGTTCGCAATCAGCAAACAGTCGACTCCGACCCCTACGGCCGTCATCGATTACGCAGTCAGAAACGTTTCCGTGGCTCTGTGCCATCAGCCCACCGGCATACCATCTGTCGAAGAGTACTTTACCG CTATAAACCTGACAGGAGTGACGATATTTACGGTTGGTGCAGTGATCGTGGCCATGATCTTCTACCTGTATGTGGACACTTTGAGGTGTATCATCAAAAATGCGCCACCCATGGTTAAAACCCACTCGGCGTTCATACTTAGCGTATACCCG GTCGTCGCAGTGGCCACTTATTGCGCAATCCTAGTGCCTAGAGCCCACCTTCTGGCCGAAGCCATGACTCAGGGCATGTTTATGGCTTCGATGTATCAACTGTTCTGTCTATTCATGGCGTACTGCGGTGGCGAAGCCAATCTCATCGCTTCCGTAAAACCACAGTCGTTGGACATGCAAGTGCCACCCTGTTGCTGTTGGCCATGCTGCTGTTTTTTGCCTAAATTCACGCTCACTAA GAAACATCTAAGGCACCTGAGAATGTTGGTGCTACAATTGCCCGTCGTCCAGGGTTTCGTGTACATGGTGTTGCTCGTCATGTGGGCTGAAGAagag AGCTTGTACCAAGTCAACTACATGTACATGCAACCGTTCATCGTGATATCCATCATATGCGGCATGTGGGGCATCTCGATGACCATGCGAGTGCTCGGAGATATCCTCAAGGATCACAGCATCCAAGGGAAATTTGTGGTGCTCCAACTGGTGCTGGTATTGGCCAAGTTACAGGGACTGGCGTTTAGAGGGGTAGTATGGGCAGGGTGGTTACCCTGCAAGCCTCCGATCTCGCCCACCGTCTATGCGAATC TGATATACAATTCGACCATGCTGTGGGAAATGTTGGTGTTGGCCGCGTTGGCCAGGAAGCTCTACAAGAAACCGTTGCCGGACCAGTGTTTCGTCGACCCTCCGAAGATCACCTGTTGCGTTGATATGCCCAGCAACCAGGAAAACAACAACATCATAGCCGGCACGTACAACCAGTGTTTCGACATGAACgcttag